One part of the Prunus persica cultivar Lovell chromosome G5, Prunus_persica_NCBIv2, whole genome shotgun sequence genome encodes these proteins:
- the LOC18777859 gene encoding uncharacterized protein LOC18777859, whose protein sequence is METSSQTLPDQQQQQQPAGQSLSSNYPQAVPLSSSSSSSTSGSGSIGPFFAVISVLTVLAFLSCVLGRKLSRDQTVLRPLESINHGHRTSCAGWLKRKCRQLQCMVSHHDLEVGPNLKVIVDPKVKQGEEVPPPQP, encoded by the coding sequence ATGGAAACATCATCACAAACTCTGCCtgatcagcagcagcagcagcagccagCAGGACAAAGCTTGAGCAGTAATTATCCGCAAGCCGTGccattatcttcttcttcttcttcttctacatCTGGTTCTGGTTCCATTGGGCCATTCTTTGCAGTGATCTCTGTCCTAACGGTGCTTGCGTTTCTGTCGTGCGTTTTGGGGCGGAAGTTGAGTCGTGATCAGACGGTACTGAGGCCATTGGAGAGCATCAACCATGGGCATAGGACTAGCTGTGCAGGGTGGTTGAAGCGCAAGTGCAGGCAGCTGCAGTGCATGGTTTCTCATCATGATCTGGAAGTTGGACCAAATCTAAAGGTGATTGTGGATCCTAAGGTTAAACAAGGTGAAGAGGTTCCTCCACCACAGCCTTGA
- the LOC18777431 gene encoding probable calcium-binding protein CML15: MPALAVDQLNQLREIFARFDMDSDGSLTILELAALLRSLGLKPSGDQIHVLLANMDSNGNGSVEFDELVSAILPDMNEEILGNQEQLLEVFRSFDRDGNGYITAAELAGSMAKMGQPLTYKELTEIIKEADTDGDGVISFNEFATIMAKSASSFLGLAPS, from the coding sequence ATGCCTGCACTAGCAGTTGATCAACTTAACCAGTTAAGAGAAATCTTTGCAAGATTCGACATGGACTCAGATGGCAGCCTCACCATTTTGGAGCTCGCTGCCCTCCTCCGGTCCTTAGGCCTCAAGCCCTCAGGTGACCAAATCCATGTCTTGCTAGCCAACATGGACTCAAACGGAAATGGCTCCGTGGAATTTGATGAATTGGTCAGTGCTATATTGCCTGacatgaatgaagaaattttgggaaaccAAGAGCAACTATTGGAGGTTTTTCGGTCCTTTGATCGTGACGGTAATGGATATATAACTGCAGCAGAGCTAGCAGGGTCCATGGCCAAAATGGGTCAGCCGCTAACGTATAAGGAGCTAACAGAGATTATCAAAGAGGCTGATACAGATGGAGATGGTGTCATTAGCTTTAATGAATTTGCCACCATAATGGCAAAGTCAGCCTCAAGTTTTCTAGGCCTTGCTCCCTCATGA
- the LOC18776087 gene encoding protein PPLZ02: MDSLDSKKVPADDQFQTETFQENKERISAMRKVNSNNISGKRFLGVRQRPSGRWVAEIKDSSQKLRLWLGTFDKAEEAALAYDKAARLLRGRNAKTNFPCHIMNTHEENCSILRKNPKLYQLLQHAIMKNHAIARSSSMRINPWDRNQIRGIDFDTLVEETIVCSSSGNTSGQDHDDHEDRNKLCALSFGSCKVYSSVVVAPSFSASSQTQCQQAHEEKGYQEA, translated from the coding sequence ATGGACAGCTTAGACAGCAAAAAAGTCCCAGCTGATGACCAATTCCAAACAGAAACTttccaagaaaataaagagagaaTTAGTGCCATGAGAAAAGTGAACAGCAATAATATTAGTGGGAAAAGGTTCCTTGGAGTGAGACAAAGGCCATCAGGAAGATGGGTTGCTGAGATCAAGGACTCTTCACAGAAGCTGAGGTTGTGGTTAGGGACTTTTGATAAAGCAGAGGAGGCTGCATTGGCTTATGATAAGGCTGCTAGGCTTCTAAGAGGAAGGAATGCAAAGACCAACTTTCCATGTCACATCATGAATACCCATGAAGAAAATTGCAGCATCTTGAGAAAGAATCCGAAGCTTTATCAGCTCCTTCAGCATGCAATCATGAAGAACCATGCAATTGCAAGATCCTCGTCTATGAGGATTAATCCGTGGGATCGAAACCAAATCAGAGGAATCGATTTCGATACACTTGTTGAAGAAACAATAGTTTGTTCTTCAAGTGGTAATACCTCTGGTCAAGATCATGATGATCATGAGGATAGAAATAAGCTTTGTGCACTTTCATTTGGTAGTTGTAAAGTTTATTCCTCTGTTGTTGTAGCTCCTTCTTTCAGTGCTTCTTCTCAAACTCAATGTCAACAGGCGCATGAAGAAAAAGGTTATCAAGAggcttaa
- the LOC109949202 gene encoding uncharacterized protein LOC109949202 translates to MDSIEILDANIVSFSYSGNPLKLVLSNVPLLVVVSISERDNILTDDYRGLIFNQLSGCLSQLHTLGLDLNGMVDMEVFSVQTLPNIKHLELEVLGEDILILEQINCFMKACSYLEKLVLKMQFIFPEVNLKEASNTCSHHHLEVVEIVGYRGRQSAVKILMLLMETAVSLKKVVINPVRQLIRGESVDESDEVVEEEEARRHALHELRREVPAAIIFGCL, encoded by the exons ATGGACAGCATCGAGATTTTGGACGCAAATATTGTATCATTTTCCTATTCTGGGAATCCTTTGAAATTGGTGCTGAGCAATGTCCCTTTGCTCGTTGTAGTGTCGATATCAGAGCGTGACAACATCCTTACTGATGATTACAGGGGTCTGATATTCAATCAACTTTCAGGCTGTCTTTCTCAGCTCCATACTCTTGGATTAGATTTGAATGGAATG GTTGATATGGAAGTATTTTCTGTTCAAACATTACCAAATATCAAGCATCTGGAATTGGAAGTGTTGGGAGAGGATATTCTGATTCTTGAACAAATAAATTGTTTCATGAAAGCATGTTCTTACCTGGAGAAGCTTGTGCTAAAG ATGCAATTCATATTTCCAGAAGTAAATCTTAAGGAGGCTTCTAACACTTGCTCCCATCATCACCTGGAGGTTGTGGAAATTGTTGGGTATCGTGGTCGTCAAAGTGCTGTCAAAATTCTCATGCTCTTGATGGAGACTGCTGTTTCTCTTAAAAAGGTTGTGATAAATCCTGTCCGACAATTAATTCGTGGTGAATCAGTGGATGAGAGTGATGAAGTggtggaggaagaagaggcAAGACGACATGCTTTACACGAGCTTAGAAGGGAAGTGCCTGCTGCTATAATTTTCGGATGCCTCTAG